Below is a genomic region from Granulibacter bethesdensis CGDNIH1.
GATTCATCGACAATGGTGCGACAGGGCCGGCCATCACAAAGCCGGGAACAAGAAGATATATCAGAGCCGGGTACACAGGGCAGAGGCTGGATGCAAGCCCGCCATGTGCACCATTGGCGTTTTCACCACCGCCGGGCAGTTCATAAAGACCTTATGACCCAGCCACGCTCTTCCCGGCCAGTATCATCGAGAATACTGGCGCTCATCGTCTCCGCTGCGCTGTTCATGGAGTTGATGGACGGAACCATTCTGGCCACGGCCCTGCCTCAGATGGCGCAGAGTTTTGACGTTGCCCCCCTGCAAATGAGCGTGGCGCTGACGGCTTATCTCCTCAGCCTGGCAGTGTTCATCCCGGCATCGGGCTGGATGGCGGATCGCTTCGGCAGTCGCCGGATTTTCATGGGGGCCATTGCCTTGTTCGTAACCGGGTCGATGGTCTGTGGCATGGCAAATGCCCTGCCGGAAATGGTCATCGCCCGGCTGGTGCAGGGTGCGGGCGGGGCCATGATGGTGCCGGTAGGACGGCTGTTACTGTTAAGGAACGTGCCGCGCCATGAGCTGGTCTCCGCTATTGCGTGGATGACTATTCCGGCCACATTGGGGCCTGTCCTGGGACCGCCTGTCGGCGGGTTTTTGACGACATGGCTGTCATGGCGCTGGATTTTCTACATCAATCTGCCCATCGGATTGATTGGCATGGGTCTTGCGGCACGGTTCGTTCCCAATGTGACTGAGGCAGAGCTTCGTCCGCTTGATGTCAAGGGACTTTTGCTTTCGGGAACGGCTCTGGCCTCTCTGTTATGGGCCATGGAAACGCTCGGCAGAGGCCCGTCAGGCACAGATGGAATGGCTCTGTCCAGCGCCGCCATTCTGACCCTGATCGGACTGGGCAGCGGATGGCTGTATTTGCGGCATAGCAGGACTATCCCTCATCCGATCCTCAACCCGATGCTGATGCGTATCCGTACCTTCCGACTATCGGTGTTGGGAGGCGCGTGCAGCCGGGTGGTGGCAGGAGCCATGCCGTTCCTGCTGCCCATGACGATGCAACTCGGCATGGGCATGAGTGCTGCTGAAAGTGGATCACTGACCTTTGTCGGGGCTGCCGGCTCACTGTTGATCCGGCCATGGGCCGCCGGAATTTTACGCCGTTTCGGTTTCCGGCGCGTGATGATCTGGAATGGCGCCCTGTCCAGTACGGCCGTGTTGCTCTGTGCGACATTTCAGCCATCCTGGCCGCATGGATGGTTTTTTCTGGTACTGGCTCCGGCCGGGCTGTTTCAGGCGCTTCAGTTCATTGCCTACAATACCATCGCCTATGCTGATGTCCCGCGTGAACGGATGAGCGAGGCCACCAGCTTCTACACGACGTTTCAGCAGATGACGCTGTCGGCTGGTATTTGTATTGCCGGTATCTCCGTCAGTCTCTCCATGCTTGCAGGGCCCCGTACGCAGCCCGATATGACTGATTTCGCAACCGGCTTCGTGACCATTGCCACTATTTCGGCACTGGCCATTCTCTGCGCATCCCGGCTCAACAGCACGGATGGGCAAGATCTGAGTAGAAAAGCCTGACCTTGCCCGGCCCGTTTCAGATTGTTCTGATCAGGTTCAACAATTCGGCCACATGCTCCGGCGGTGTCTGCGGTACAATGCCGTGGCCGAGATTGAAGATATGCGGATGTCCCGCCATAGCCTGACGAATCGAGGATACTTCCCGCCTCATGGCCTCTCCACCCGCGCGTAAAGCCAGGGGATCGAGATTGCCTTGCAGCGCTATTTCCGCAGGCACCATTTTGCGCGCCATGGCCGGATCAACGGAGGTATCCATTCCAACCGCATTGACCCCGGTTTCTGAAGCATAATTCTGTAGCAATGTGCCAGCCAACCTTGGAAAACCGATCACCGGCACCGATGGATGACGCGCTTTCAGCGCTGCAGTGATCTGGCGTGCCGGTGCAGTTACCCAACGGGCAAAACTGAGCGGAGACAGTAAACCGGCCCAGCTGTCGAACAGCATCAGCACTTCCGCCCCTGCTTCGACCTGTGCTGACAGATAGGTGATGGTTGCTTCTGTCAGGCGGGCGATCAGACGGTCAAAAGCCTCGGGATTTGTGTAGGCGAAATGCCGGGTGCGGGGGAATTCCTTGGCGCCCCCTCCATCGACCATGTAGCAGGAGACGGTAAACGGAGCGCCGGCAAACCCGATCAGCGTCGTTTCTGGATGAAGCTGCTGAAGCTGTTCGCGAACCCGTGTGACGGTTTCCATAATCGGAGCAATCCGCGGGATCAGCTGGCTGAAATCGAGCCGGTCGATATCCGCTTCTTCAAGTTTCGGCAGTACGGGGCCTTCACCCTCGGCAAAATGCAGCCCGTAGCCCAAAGCCCATGGCAACATCAGAATATCGCTGAACAGAATGGCTGCATCCATTCCGAAACGGCGAATAGGTTGCAGGGTTACTTCCGCTGCCCATTCGGGATGGGTGGCAAGACCGAGGAAGCTGCCTGCTTTTGCTCTGACCTCCCGATATTCGGGCAGATACCGACCTGCCTGACGCATCAGCCAGACGGGAGGAACGGGGAGTGCTTCACCACGGAGCACGCGCAGGATCGGTTTGTTCATAAGACCTGCTTAAAAAGGATAAAGAAGAAAAGGAAAAGGGAGGGGAATAGATAGAACCCTGTGGATAACGTGGTACCCGGAATCCGGATTTTACTACGTACTTTATCCACACCGAAAGATGCAGATAAGTAACTGATAGATAAAGTGAAACAGCATTTATCCAGAAAACTTTTCACATGGGTGTACGATTCATGCCCAGTACCCGTGATTCGTGAGTTTGTCCCCTTGTTTCGGTACGCATGGTTTGCGACCTTGGTGGAAAGAGGGGTTATCCCCGGTACTACGGTAATTCACTAAGGTGATTCAGGACCGCGCCTTCCGGAAGTCAGCACATTGCTGAAGGATGGGCGGGAGACAGGAAAATGGATTCGGGTCATGACCGCACATCGCATGAATCTGCATCTGGTCTCCGATGCCACCGGAGAAACGCTCAATTCCATAGCGCGGGCCACTGTCTCCCAGTTCGAGCATGCCCAGATCATCTATCATCGCTGGTCCCTGATCCGAACCCGTTTTCAGCTTCATCGTGTCCTTGAGGGGATCGAGGCTGAACCCGGTCCTGTCCTGTCAACGCTGATAGAGCCGGGATTGCGCAGTGAGCTGGAGAATTTCTGTTCCCGGATCGGGATTGCGGTGGTGCATGTGCTGGATCCGGTTCTGTCCCTGCTGCAACACCATATCGGGGAACAGGCAATAGCCCGACCCGGTCGTCAGTATGTGCTGGATGCCGATTATTTTCGCCGGATCGATGCCATGCATTTCGTGTTGGCGCATGATGATGGCCAGGCTCAGGTCGGGATCAATGAGGCCGATCTGTGTCTGGTCGGGGTATCACGCTCCTCTAAAACGCCGACCTCGTTCTATCTTGCCAATCGTGGCGTCAAGGCAGCCAATATTCCGCTTGTTCCCGGCTTGCCGGAACCGCCCGGTCTGGAAGCGCCCATTGTACCCGTGATTGGCCTGACCATCGATCCGGAAGCCCTGATCGAAATTCGCCGCCACCGGCTCAAACTGATCGGTGGCCAGCCGAATGTGCAGCAGAATACCGCTTATGTTGATCTGGAGTCCGTCAAGGCCGAACTGATCTGGGCGCGGCGTCTCTGTGCGCGGAAAGGCTGGCCGGTGATTGATGTCACCAGACGTTCGATCGAGGAAACGGCGGCCACTGTGCTGCAACTGGTGGAGGCATGGCATGAGCGGCGGCGGTCCTTGCCTCCCGGTGGTTAGCCGCGCCATAGCCGGATCCTTCATCGTCAGGACGGAGCCATGCCATGAAGCTTATTCTTGCCAGCGCCTCTTCTGCCCGGCGGTCCATGCTCGAACAGGCTGGAATTGATGCCGAAAGCATCCCGGCTGCTGTTGATGAAGATATGGTAAAGCAATCCATGCGGGCTGAAGGCGCTTCTGCTGCGGAGACGGCGACAGCTTTGGCCCATCTGAAGGCTGAACGGATTTCGCGGCGTTATCCGGATTCTGTGGTCATCGGGTCCGATCAGCTGCTGGTCTGTGAAGGTGCATGGTTCGACAAGGCCCCCGATCTGGAAAGGGCGCGCGCCCGGTTGCTGGATTTTCGGGGGAGGGCGCATCATCTCGTCACCTCGGTGGTCTGTGCGAAAGGGGGCAGCCGTCTCTGGCATCACGTCGAGACGCCCTGCCTGCATATGCGCCGCTTCAGCGAGGATTTCCTGAACCGGTATCTGGCACAGGAGGGGGAGGCACTGCTGGGCAGTGTCGGGTGCTATCGGCTGGAAGGACCGGGTATCCAGTTGTTCGATCGTATCGAGGGTGATTATTTTTCCATTCTTGGCATGCCTTTGCTGCCCTTGCTGGGCTTTCTGCGGCAGCATCAGGCTTTGACGGTATAGGAGGAAACCAGGGAGTCCTCAGGGTTTCCCTTGTCAAGAAAACGGCTGTGAGGAATACAGCCGTTCATGACCGACAGCATCACCGATCTCCAGAGCGATCAGCGCCCGGACCGTTCCTATGACTTTGCCAGCGCCGAACGGCGCTGGCAGTTGGCCTGGACCGAGCGGGCCTGCTTTACCGTTCCTGATGTGCCTGATCCGGGCGCCAGAACCTATTATGTCCTTGAAATGTTCCCGTATCCCAGTGGGCAGATCCATATGGGGCATGTGCGTAATTATACGCTTGGGGATGTGGTGGCACGTTACAAGCGTGCTCAGGGCTATCAGGTGTTGCATCCCATGGGATGGGATGCGTTCGGATTGCCGGCCGAGAATGCGGCACGGGAACGCGGTGTGCATCCGGGGCAATGGACCT
It encodes:
- the hemE gene encoding uroporphyrinogen decarboxylase — translated: MNKPILRVLRGEALPVPPVWLMRQAGRYLPEYREVRAKAGSFLGLATHPEWAAEVTLQPIRRFGMDAAILFSDILMLPWALGYGLHFAEGEGPVLPKLEEADIDRLDFSQLIPRIAPIMETVTRVREQLQQLHPETTLIGFAGAPFTVSCYMVDGGGAKEFPRTRHFAYTNPEAFDRLIARLTEATITYLSAQVEAGAEVLMLFDSWAGLLSPLSFARWVTAPARQITAALKARHPSVPVIGFPRLAGTLLQNYASETGVNAVGMDTSVDPAMARKMVPAEIALQGNLDPLALRAGGEAMRREVSSIRQAMAGHPHIFNLGHGIVPQTPPEHVAELLNLIRTI
- a CDS encoding pyruvate, water dikinase regulatory protein — its product is MTAHRMNLHLVSDATGETLNSIARATVSQFEHAQIIYHRWSLIRTRFQLHRVLEGIEAEPGPVLSTLIEPGLRSELENFCSRIGIAVVHVLDPVLSLLQHHIGEQAIARPGRQYVLDADYFRRIDAMHFVLAHDDGQAQVGINEADLCLVGVSRSSKTPTSFYLANRGVKAANIPLVPGLPEPPGLEAPIVPVIGLTIDPEALIEIRRHRLKLIGGQPNVQQNTAYVDLESVKAELIWARRLCARKGWPVIDVTRRSIEETAATVLQLVEAWHERRRSLPPGG
- a CDS encoding MFS transporter — protein: MTQPRSSRPVSSRILALIVSAALFMELMDGTILATALPQMAQSFDVAPLQMSVALTAYLLSLAVFIPASGWMADRFGSRRIFMGAIALFVTGSMVCGMANALPEMVIARLVQGAGGAMMVPVGRLLLLRNVPRHELVSAIAWMTIPATLGPVLGPPVGGFLTTWLSWRWIFYINLPIGLIGMGLAARFVPNVTEAELRPLDVKGLLLSGTALASLLWAMETLGRGPSGTDGMALSSAAILTLIGLGSGWLYLRHSRTIPHPILNPMLMRIRTFRLSVLGGACSRVVAGAMPFLLPMTMQLGMGMSAAESGSLTFVGAAGSLLIRPWAAGILRRFGFRRVMIWNGALSSTAVLLCATFQPSWPHGWFFLVLAPAGLFQALQFIAYNTIAYADVPRERMSEATSFYTTFQQMTLSAGICIAGISVSLSMLAGPRTQPDMTDFATGFVTIATISALAILCASRLNSTDGQDLSRKA
- a CDS encoding Maf family protein, yielding MKLILASASSARRSMLEQAGIDAESIPAAVDEDMVKQSMRAEGASAAETATALAHLKAERISRRYPDSVVIGSDQLLVCEGAWFDKAPDLERARARLLDFRGRAHHLVTSVVCAKGGSRLWHHVETPCLHMRRFSEDFLNRYLAQEGEALLGSVGCYRLEGPGIQLFDRIEGDYFSILGMPLLPLLGFLRQHQALTV